A DNA window from Actinokineospora baliensis contains the following coding sequences:
- a CDS encoding DinB family protein, translated as MTSTKTHLHDELREVRAAVLAKLDGLGDHDLRRPMTGTGTNLLGLVKHLATWEARYLGEVFARPFPEPLPSPGADMWATEHETRAEITDLYRRVWAHADATITALALDAPGHVPWWPSPDVTLFKVLIHLLTETSRHAGHADILREHLDGAVGAETAPPSASDVAKREARRAEIERIAEVFSPSAAGSAASGIPRP; from the coding sequence GTGACCAGCACCAAGACCCACCTGCACGACGAATTGCGCGAGGTCCGAGCCGCGGTGCTCGCCAAGCTCGACGGCCTCGGCGACCACGACCTGCGCCGCCCGATGACCGGCACCGGGACGAACCTGCTCGGCCTGGTCAAGCACCTCGCGACCTGGGAGGCCCGCTACCTCGGCGAGGTGTTCGCGCGCCCGTTCCCCGAACCCCTGCCCTCGCCGGGCGCCGACATGTGGGCCACCGAGCACGAGACCCGCGCCGAGATCACCGACCTGTACCGGCGGGTCTGGGCCCACGCGGACGCGACGATCACCGCCCTCGCCCTCGACGCCCCCGGCCACGTGCCGTGGTGGCCCAGCCCCGACGTGACCCTGTTCAAGGTCCTCATCCACCTGCTCACCGAAACCAGCAGACACGCAGGCCACGCCGACATCCTCCGAGAACACCTCGACGGCGCGGTGGGAGCCGAAACCGCTCCACCCAGCGCCTCCGATGTCGCCAAGCGGGAGGCCAGGCGCGCGGAGATCGAGCGGATCGCGGAGGTGTTCAGTCCTTCTGCCGCCGGTAGCGCAGCATCAGGAATCCCTCGTCCGTGA
- a CDS encoding ATP-dependent DNA ligase, which yields MAGVALPLTPPVQPMLAKPAKSIPDGAGLVFEPKWDGFRCLVFRDGPEITLQSRSGKPLNRYFPEAEVALRAALPDRVVIDGELVVDLDGRLDFDALAERIHPAASRVTMLAEKTPSRFIAFDLLALDDDLFLESSGYDRRRLLENAVTPTDRVHLTPATMDAALARQWFTIFEGAGLDGVMGKPAGGPYTPNKRTMLKFKHSRTADCVVSGLRWHKGSTPGEAVGSLMLGLYDRSGGLNHVGVVGSFTVANRRALAAELADLMVGGGSNHPWVSGAQTDQARVPGAISRWRTTEQPWVPLRLERVVEVAYEHTEGGYPSRFRHTAQFIRWRPDRTPDSCTYEQLEEPANYDLSSVLRGEVKARS from the coding sequence ATGGCGGGCGTGGCGCTACCGCTGACCCCGCCGGTCCAACCGATGCTGGCCAAGCCCGCGAAGTCCATCCCGGACGGAGCAGGGCTGGTGTTCGAGCCCAAGTGGGACGGTTTCCGCTGCCTGGTGTTCCGCGACGGGCCGGAGATCACGCTGCAGTCGCGGTCGGGCAAGCCGCTCAACCGGTACTTCCCGGAGGCGGAGGTGGCGTTGCGCGCCGCCCTGCCGGACCGGGTGGTGATCGACGGTGAGCTGGTCGTCGACCTCGACGGCAGGCTCGACTTCGACGCCCTCGCCGAGCGCATCCACCCGGCGGCCAGCCGGGTCACCATGCTCGCCGAGAAGACCCCGTCCCGGTTCATCGCCTTCGACCTGCTCGCCCTCGACGACGACCTGTTCCTCGAGTCGTCCGGCTACGACCGCAGGCGGCTGCTGGAGAACGCGGTCACCCCGACCGACCGGGTGCACCTGACCCCGGCGACCATGGACGCCGCGCTGGCCAGGCAGTGGTTCACCATCTTCGAGGGCGCCGGGCTCGACGGCGTGATGGGCAAACCGGCGGGCGGGCCGTACACGCCGAACAAGCGGACCATGCTCAAGTTCAAGCACTCCCGCACCGCCGACTGCGTGGTGTCCGGCCTGCGCTGGCACAAGGGCAGCACCCCCGGCGAGGCGGTCGGCTCCCTCATGCTCGGCCTCTACGACCGCTCCGGCGGCCTCAACCACGTCGGGGTCGTCGGCTCCTTCACCGTCGCCAACCGCCGCGCCCTCGCCGCCGAACTGGCCGACCTGATGGTCGGCGGCGGCTCCAACCACCCCTGGGTCAGCGGCGCGCAGACCGACCAGGCCCGGGTCCCCGGCGCGATCAGCCGCTGGCGCACCACCGAACAACCCTGGGTCCCGCTACGCCTCGAACGAGTCGTCGAAGTCGCCTACGAACACACCGAAGGCGGCTACCCGAGCCGGTTCCGCCACACGGCCCAGTTCATCCGCTGGCGCCCGGACCGCACCCCGGACTCGTGCACGTACGAACAGCTGGAAGAACCCGCCAACTACGACCTGTCCTCGGTCCTGCGCGGCGAGGTCAAGGCCCGCAGCTAA
- a CDS encoding alpha/beta hydrolase gives MRVGRGVVLLPLVLLAACTAGPSVRPGIVVNDGGGQPVTTASSEPGPAPLPPLNQPNPGRSIWGPCSPEVLQGITTTPGIDLTCGKVTGTLDSPYAPGRGGIRLQALRAGTGPIPLVVVNEVDGLPGTHYAAALAAKLPPDLLAKFSLVGLDRRGTGSSDPVRCVPEEVRFGLLDADPRALDLEGLVDQARTAGQQCSIALETRLPAIDTWRTAGDVESLRISLGMDKLHAIGHGEGSRVLSVYAERYPDRVGRMVLDGAPDPNEDAVVALEGVAAGADATFAAFADDCAKRACELGANARQALTEILDRAASSPLVTDDIDLTPGLVLRAVQHGLADRANWPSLAVALANARSGDPTRLAAAVTPLVLESEDVPATFDATLVTRCNDTKSRLSTEALTAASKDWNTRYPLFGALTAEWLAVCSPWPVPSHPVPTATARTAPPLVVLATAVDPLTPLSGTERAAQQLATAVLISWQGTGHGALGYSPCATEAAQAFLLDGTVPRDGTVCPP, from the coding sequence GTGAGGGTTGGTCGCGGTGTCGTCCTGCTGCCGCTCGTCCTGCTCGCCGCCTGCACGGCGGGTCCGTCGGTGCGACCGGGGATCGTCGTCAACGACGGCGGTGGCCAACCGGTCACCACCGCGAGCTCCGAGCCAGGCCCCGCGCCGCTGCCGCCGCTGAACCAGCCGAACCCGGGGCGCAGCATCTGGGGGCCGTGCTCACCCGAGGTCCTCCAGGGCATCACGACCACCCCAGGCATCGATCTGACCTGCGGGAAGGTCACCGGGACACTGGACTCCCCGTACGCGCCCGGCCGGGGCGGGATCCGGCTGCAGGCGCTGCGCGCGGGCACCGGACCGATCCCGCTCGTGGTGGTCAACGAGGTCGACGGCCTCCCCGGCACCCACTACGCCGCCGCGCTGGCCGCCAAGCTGCCACCGGACCTGCTGGCCAAGTTCTCCCTGGTCGGCCTCGACCGCCGGGGGACGGGCAGTTCCGACCCGGTGCGCTGCGTGCCCGAGGAGGTCCGCTTCGGCCTGCTCGACGCCGACCCGCGGGCCCTGGACCTCGAAGGCCTGGTCGACCAGGCGCGCACAGCGGGCCAGCAGTGCTCGATCGCGCTCGAGACGCGACTGCCCGCCATCGACACCTGGCGCACCGCGGGCGACGTCGAATCGCTGCGGATCAGCCTGGGCATGGACAAGCTGCACGCGATCGGCCACGGCGAGGGGTCGCGGGTGCTGTCGGTCTACGCCGAGCGCTACCCCGACCGTGTCGGCCGGATGGTGCTCGACGGCGCACCGGACCCGAACGAGGACGCCGTGGTCGCGCTGGAGGGCGTGGCCGCCGGGGCGGACGCGACCTTCGCGGCGTTCGCCGACGACTGCGCGAAGCGGGCGTGCGAACTGGGCGCCAACGCCCGGCAGGCCCTCACCGAGATCCTGGACCGAGCCGCCAGCTCCCCCCTCGTCACCGACGACATCGACCTGACCCCCGGCCTCGTCCTGCGCGCCGTCCAACACGGCCTCGCCGACCGCGCCAACTGGCCGTCCCTGGCCGTAGCCCTGGCCAACGCCCGCAGCGGCGACCCGACCCGGCTGGCCGCGGCGGTCACACCGCTGGTGCTGGAGTCAGAGGACGTGCCCGCGACCTTCGACGCCACCCTGGTGACCCGCTGCAACGACACCAAGTCGCGACTGTCCACAGAGGCGCTGACCGCGGCCTCAAAGGACTGGAACACCCGCTACCCCCTCTTCGGCGCCCTCACCGCCGAATGGCTAGCCGTCTGCAGCCCCTGGCCCGTCCCCTCCCACCCGGTGCCCACGGCCACCGCCCGCACAGCCCCACCGCTGGTGGTCCTGGCCACCGCAGTCGACCCACTTACTCCGCTCAGCGGCACCGAACGAGCGGCACAGCAGCTGGCGACAGCAGTGCTGATCTCCTGGCAGGGCACGGGACACGGCGCACTGGGCTACTCACCCTGCGCGACGGAAGCCGCCCAAGCCTTCCTCCTTGACGGCACGGTCCCGCGCGACGGCACCGTCTGCCCGCCGTGA
- a CDS encoding EamA family transporter has product MGATTRWDLAGRTPAVPPTVRVLVAIVSVQVGAALAKQLFAVAGTAGAVTLRLVLAATVLVLLWRPSIRANRGAIPVILAYGVVLGVMNLCFYAAIERIPLGIAVTVEFLGPLAVALGGSRRLLDALWALLAGAGVVLLANTGGDVSVVGLLLALAAGVCWAGYILLSAALGSRTEDGSGLALAAVVSGLLVAPFGIADAGAALLQPWVLAAGLGVALMSSVIPYSLELTALRTMPPRVFGVLMSLEPAVAALAGLVVLGEALRLPQWIAVGCVVVASAGATRYRRE; this is encoded by the coding sequence ATGGGGGCGACGACGCGGTGGGACCTGGCGGGCAGAACACCGGCGGTACCGCCGACGGTGCGCGTGCTGGTGGCCATCGTCAGCGTCCAGGTCGGGGCGGCGCTGGCCAAGCAGCTGTTCGCGGTGGCGGGCACGGCGGGCGCGGTGACGCTGCGGTTGGTGTTGGCCGCGACGGTGCTGGTGCTGCTGTGGCGGCCGTCGATCAGGGCCAACCGGGGCGCGATCCCGGTGATCCTGGCCTACGGCGTGGTGCTGGGTGTCATGAACCTGTGCTTCTACGCCGCGATCGAGCGGATCCCCCTGGGCATCGCGGTGACCGTGGAGTTCCTGGGCCCGCTGGCGGTCGCGCTCGGCGGGTCGCGGCGGTTGCTGGACGCGCTGTGGGCGCTGCTGGCGGGGGCGGGCGTGGTCCTGCTGGCCAACACCGGCGGGGACGTGTCGGTGGTGGGGCTGCTGCTCGCCCTCGCCGCGGGCGTCTGCTGGGCCGGGTACATCCTGCTCAGCGCCGCGTTGGGCAGCCGGACCGAGGACGGGTCGGGGCTGGCGCTGGCGGCGGTGGTGTCGGGGCTGCTGGTGGCGCCGTTCGGGATCGCGGACGCGGGGGCGGCGTTGCTGCAGCCGTGGGTGCTGGCGGCGGGCCTCGGGGTGGCGCTGATGTCGTCGGTGATCCCCTACTCGCTGGAGCTCACCGCGCTGCGCACCATGCCGCCCCGGGTGTTCGGCGTGTTGATGAGCCTCGAACCGGCGGTCGCCGCGCTCGCCGGGCTGGTGGTGCTCGGCGAGGCGCTGCGGCTGCCGCAGTGGATCGCGGTCGGGTGCGTGGTCGTCGCGTCGGCCGGGGCGACCAGGTACCGCCGCGAGTGA
- a CDS encoding DUF6319 family protein, with translation MAGTRAEVKALDEADIERLRAALAEGKPTPVWFTSAAVGVETGQQAKVIAFDEPAEGDFIQVRPHGSRDVLSFSPAELTTVKPPARPKAVAAPAAVPVQAPAPVVEGIEPGGDAEPKPRQRRQPQQPVEITVTLHSTPEGEWSVDVLVGKKRTVRWVPVPAGDVAKVGRLLPAEVGEAIGVAITTARERQTRRVEQLKAELEAAQRALRDLG, from the coding sequence ATGGCGGGGACACGGGCCGAGGTCAAGGCCCTCGACGAAGCGGACATCGAGCGGCTGCGCGCGGCGCTGGCCGAGGGCAAACCCACCCCGGTGTGGTTCACCTCGGCCGCGGTGGGCGTCGAGACCGGCCAGCAGGCCAAGGTCATCGCCTTCGACGAGCCCGCGGAGGGCGACTTCATCCAGGTGCGGCCGCACGGTTCGCGGGACGTGCTGAGCTTCTCCCCGGCCGAGTTGACCACCGTCAAACCGCCTGCCCGCCCCAAGGCGGTGGCGGCCCCCGCCGCCGTGCCCGTGCAGGCGCCCGCACCGGTCGTCGAGGGCATCGAACCCGGCGGCGATGCCGAGCCGAAGCCCCGGCAGCGCAGGCAGCCCCAGCAGCCGGTGGAGATCACGGTCACCCTGCACTCCACGCCGGAGGGGGAGTGGAGCGTGGACGTGCTGGTCGGCAAGAAGCGCACGGTCCGCTGGGTCCCGGTCCCCGCAGGCGACGTGGCCAAGGTCGGGCGCTTGCTGCCCGCCGAGGTCGGCGAGGCGATCGGCGTCGCCATCACCACCGCCCGCGAGCGCCAGACGCGCCGGGTCGAGCAGCTCAAGGCCGAGTTGGAGGCCGCCCAACGCGCGCTGCGCGACCTGGGCTGA
- a CDS encoding DNA polymerase domain-containing protein yields the protein MAPAVEIEVDGRSVRVSNPDKPYFAELGIAKRQVVEYFLAVGPGILGALRDRPTTLERWPGGVFEGAKLSTRGDHTGDAFYQKRVPKGAPDYVETARITFPSGRPADEVCPTELAVVAWAANLGTLTFHPWPVSRGDVDHPDQLRVDLDPQPGTDFDDAVAVAFETRDLLQSLGLDAFPKTSGGRGVHLYIPVEPRWTFVEARRALIALARAMERRMPEQVTVSWWKEERGSRIFVDYNQMARDRTIASAYSIRPTARALVSAPVTWDELGSVHPEDFSVLTMPARFAEVGDLHAGVAERAYSLEPLLEMVERDERDHGLGDLPYPPEYPKMAGEPKRVQPSKARD from the coding sequence ATGGCGCCAGCGGTGGAGATCGAGGTCGACGGCCGGTCGGTTCGGGTGTCCAATCCGGACAAGCCGTACTTCGCCGAGTTGGGGATCGCCAAGCGGCAGGTGGTGGAGTACTTCCTGGCCGTGGGCCCCGGCATCCTCGGTGCGCTGCGTGATCGCCCGACCACGCTGGAGCGCTGGCCGGGCGGGGTGTTCGAGGGCGCCAAGCTCTCCACCCGCGGCGACCACACCGGCGACGCGTTCTACCAGAAGCGCGTCCCCAAGGGGGCGCCCGACTACGTCGAGACCGCGCGGATCACCTTCCCCAGCGGCAGGCCCGCCGACGAGGTGTGCCCGACCGAGCTCGCCGTGGTGGCCTGGGCGGCCAACCTCGGCACGCTGACCTTCCACCCGTGGCCGGTCTCGCGCGGCGACGTCGACCACCCCGACCAGTTGCGCGTCGACCTCGACCCGCAGCCGGGCACCGACTTCGACGACGCGGTCGCCGTCGCGTTCGAGACCAGGGACCTGCTCCAGTCGCTCGGCTTGGACGCCTTCCCGAAGACCTCCGGCGGTCGCGGCGTGCACCTCTACATCCCGGTCGAGCCCCGGTGGACCTTCGTGGAGGCCCGGCGGGCGCTGATCGCGCTGGCCAGGGCGATGGAGCGGCGGATGCCGGAGCAGGTGACGGTCAGCTGGTGGAAGGAGGAGCGCGGCAGCCGGATCTTCGTCGACTACAACCAGATGGCCCGCGACCGGACCATCGCCTCGGCCTACTCGATCCGCCCCACCGCCCGCGCGCTGGTGTCCGCGCCGGTGACCTGGGACGAGCTGGGCTCGGTGCACCCGGAGGACTTCAGCGTGCTCACCATGCCCGCCCGCTTCGCCGAGGTCGGCGACCTGCACGCGGGTGTGGCCGAGCGGGCGTACTCGCTGGAGCCGCTGCTGGAGATGGTCGAGCGCGACGAGCGCGACCACGGCCTCGGTGACCTGCCCTACCCGCCGGAGTACCCGAAGATGGCGGGCGAACCCAAGCGGGTGCAGCCGTCCAAGGCGCGCGACTGA
- the hisS gene encoding histidine--tRNA ligase: protein MDNSPARGTRDLLPATVAVRDHVLARITEVYHRYGYQRIETPALEGIERLTGGQGGENEKLIYRVLRRGLDEAVAAGTPLSELVDLGLRYDLTVPLTRFYGANQASLPQPFRSFQFGPVWRAERPQKGRYRQFYQCDIDMLGEESVLAEVELIEATTEALAAAGLSGATVRVSDRRFLSALAASVGLPEEAWTGLFITLDKLDKIGWDGVRAELPGRGLDDAAIDRLQESITGLQGGDPATLGKRLAEAVPGLPDEVLGDLTETASALSALRDLRWEFDPTLVRGMGYYTGQIFEITHPASSSSIAGGGRYDKLIGRSLGRDVPACGFSIGFERIVDLIEGAGTRDAVAVLYEADVPLGVVTGTARELRRDGRSVSPVRRRGKFGAQLGKLQEWGFTSIVHLKDAETPGEERPLGER from the coding sequence ATGGACAACAGCCCCGCCAGGGGCACCCGTGACCTGCTGCCCGCGACCGTCGCCGTGCGCGACCACGTGCTGGCGAGGATCACCGAGGTCTACCACCGGTACGGCTACCAGCGCATCGAGACGCCCGCGCTGGAGGGCATCGAGCGGCTCACCGGCGGCCAGGGCGGTGAGAACGAGAAGCTGATCTACCGGGTGCTGCGCCGCGGCCTCGACGAGGCGGTCGCCGCCGGGACACCGCTCTCGGAGCTGGTCGACCTGGGGCTGCGCTACGACCTGACGGTGCCGCTCACCCGCTTCTACGGCGCGAACCAGGCGAGCTTGCCGCAGCCGTTCCGGTCGTTCCAGTTCGGGCCGGTGTGGCGGGCCGAGCGCCCGCAGAAGGGCCGGTACCGGCAGTTCTACCAGTGCGACATCGACATGCTCGGCGAGGAGAGCGTGCTCGCCGAGGTGGAGCTGATCGAGGCGACCACCGAGGCGCTGGCCGCGGCGGGCCTGAGCGGGGCGACCGTGCGGGTGTCGGACCGGCGGTTCCTCTCCGCGCTGGCGGCGTCGGTCGGTCTGCCCGAGGAGGCCTGGACCGGTCTGTTCATCACCCTCGACAAGCTCGACAAGATCGGCTGGGACGGGGTGCGCGCCGAGCTGCCCGGCCGCGGGCTCGACGACGCCGCGATCGACCGGCTGCAGGAGAGCATCACCGGCCTGCAGGGCGGCGACCCGGCGACGCTGGGCAAGCGGCTGGCCGAGGCCGTGCCGGGTCTGCCGGACGAGGTCCTCGGCGACCTCACCGAGACCGCGTCTGCCCTGTCTGCGCTGCGCGACCTGCGCTGGGAGTTCGACCCGACCCTGGTGCGCGGCATGGGCTACTACACCGGCCAGATCTTCGAGATCACGCACCCGGCCAGCTCCAGCTCCATCGCGGGCGGCGGGCGCTACGACAAGCTCATCGGCCGCTCCCTGGGCCGCGACGTGCCCGCGTGCGGGTTCTCCATCGGCTTCGAGCGGATCGTCGACCTGATCGAGGGCGCGGGCACCCGGGACGCGGTCGCGGTGCTCTACGAAGCGGACGTGCCACTGGGCGTGGTCACCGGGACCGCGCGCGAGCTGCGCCGCGACGGCCGCTCGGTGTCGCCGGTGCGCAGGCGCGGCAAGTTCGGCGCCCAGCTCGGCAAGCTGCAGGAGTGGGGTTTCACCTCGATCGTGCACCTCAAGGACGCCGAAACCCCAGGCGAGGAGCGTCCGCTCGGCGAGAGGTAA
- the msrB gene encoding peptide-methionine (R)-S-oxide reductase MsrB, producing the protein MEPVVGATPRVVKSEQEWRTQLNPKEFAVLRQAGTEPAWTGEYTDTKTAGVYRCRACGAELFRSDTKFESHCGWPSFFSPLAGESVVLREDRAHGMVRTEVLCASCHSHLGHVFEGEGYPTPTDQRYCINSVSLTLVPDTSSPGQEA; encoded by the coding sequence ATGGAACCCGTGGTCGGCGCGACCCCGCGCGTGGTGAAGTCCGAGCAGGAGTGGCGCACGCAGCTCAACCCCAAGGAGTTCGCCGTGCTGCGCCAGGCGGGCACCGAGCCCGCGTGGACCGGCGAGTACACCGACACCAAGACGGCCGGGGTGTACCGGTGCCGGGCATGCGGGGCCGAGTTGTTCCGCAGCGACACCAAGTTCGAGTCGCACTGCGGGTGGCCGTCGTTCTTCTCGCCGCTGGCGGGCGAGAGCGTCGTGCTGCGCGAGGACCGGGCGCACGGGATGGTCCGCACCGAGGTGCTGTGCGCGAGCTGCCACAGCCACCTGGGCCACGTGTTCGAGGGCGAGGGCTACCCGACGCCGACCGATCAGCGCTACTGCATCAACTCGGTGTCGCTGACCCTGGTGCCCGACACCTCAAGTCCTGGTCAAGAAGCCTAA
- a CDS encoding TIGR04222 domain-containing membrane protein, whose protein sequence is MDQPWGVSGPDFLRAYLIAAAFAVLLAAAARITARTGKAVEVGGVGLTELAYLAGGPRRVVELSLARLLDRGALRVNRDGQVQAVDGVRVGGDSVDRAVGVALTKRKARAATLVVGDVAGSAAVTAVAEGMVRRGLLVAGRRRWARLSALPMAVVSAVGLLRWLQELRLADDTGWLTVAVIGTFGLTALIWTRPIPPRTYAGEKALVEFRRGGPAAPDIATKTARDGLAGHPDFPAERPVRRQAAKRVRSGQRASSSAAAYGAGCGGDFGGSSCGGSSCGGGGSSCGGGGGGCGGGGGS, encoded by the coding sequence ATGGATCAACCATGGGGTGTTTCCGGACCTGATTTCCTGCGGGCGTACCTGATCGCCGCGGCGTTCGCGGTGTTGCTCGCGGCGGCTGCGCGGATCACGGCACGTACGGGCAAGGCCGTGGAAGTGGGCGGGGTCGGGCTGACCGAGTTGGCCTACCTCGCGGGCGGTCCGCGGCGGGTGGTGGAGCTGTCGCTGGCGCGGCTGCTCGACCGCGGCGCGCTGCGGGTCAACCGCGACGGCCAGGTCCAGGCGGTCGACGGGGTCCGGGTCGGCGGTGACTCGGTGGACCGGGCGGTGGGCGTGGCGCTCACCAAGCGCAAGGCGCGGGCGGCGACGCTGGTCGTCGGCGATGTCGCGGGGAGCGCGGCGGTCACCGCCGTTGCCGAGGGGATGGTCCGGCGGGGGCTGTTGGTCGCCGGGCGGCGGCGGTGGGCGCGGTTGTCGGCCCTGCCGATGGCGGTGGTCTCGGCCGTCGGCCTGCTGCGCTGGCTGCAGGAGCTGCGCCTGGCCGACGACACCGGGTGGCTCACGGTCGCGGTGATCGGCACCTTCGGGCTGACCGCGCTGATCTGGACCAGGCCGATCCCACCGCGCACGTACGCAGGGGAGAAGGCGCTGGTGGAGTTCCGACGCGGCGGTCCAGCCGCCCCGGACATCGCCACCAAGACCGCGCGCGACGGGCTGGCCGGTCACCCGGACTTCCCGGCCGAGCGGCCGGTGCGGCGGCAGGCGGCCAAGCGGGTGCGGTCGGGGCAGCGCGCGAGCTCGAGCGCCGCGGCGTACGGGGCTGGCTGCGGCGGCGACTTCGGCGGTAGCAGCTGCGGGGGCAGCAGTTGCGGTGGCGGCGGGAGCAGCTGCGGCGGTGGCGGCGGAGGGTGTGGAGGTGGCGGGGGGAGCTGA
- a CDS encoding DUF692 domain-containing protein → MGEHLGVGIGWRSEIDLTVERMQGVDFVEVVAENVHRDHLPESLRLLRERGLPVLPHAVSLSLGGAEPLDTDRVEHLAAVADLLDAPLVSDHVCFVRAGGLDSGHLMPVPRTRAALEVLVANVTQARSILGRPLALENIAALLRWPDAELTEARFLTELVERTDCLLLLDVANMWANALNLGEDPAELLDGLPLERLAYVHVAGGVEIDGVYHDTHAHAVPQGVLDLLGELCDRATPPGVLLERDDRYPADAVLADELAAIRAVVSR, encoded by the coding sequence ATGGGTGAGCACCTGGGAGTGGGCATCGGCTGGCGGTCGGAGATCGACCTGACCGTCGAGCGGATGCAGGGGGTCGACTTCGTCGAGGTGGTCGCGGAGAACGTGCACCGCGACCACCTGCCGGAGTCGCTGCGCTTGCTGCGCGAGCGGGGACTCCCGGTGCTCCCCCATGCCGTCTCCTTGTCGCTGGGCGGCGCCGAGCCGCTCGACACCGACCGGGTCGAGCACCTGGCGGCGGTGGCCGACCTGCTCGACGCGCCGCTGGTGAGCGACCACGTGTGCTTCGTGCGGGCCGGGGGGCTCGACTCGGGGCACCTGATGCCGGTGCCGCGGACCCGCGCGGCGCTGGAGGTGCTGGTGGCCAACGTGACCCAGGCGCGGTCGATCCTGGGGCGGCCGCTGGCGCTGGAGAACATCGCGGCGCTGCTGCGCTGGCCGGACGCGGAGCTGACCGAGGCGCGCTTCCTGACCGAGCTCGTCGAGCGCACCGACTGCCTGCTGCTGCTGGACGTGGCGAACATGTGGGCCAACGCGCTCAACCTCGGCGAGGACCCGGCCGAACTCCTCGACGGCCTGCCCCTGGAGCGCCTGGCGTACGTCCACGTCGCGGGGGGCGTCGAGATCGACGGGGTCTACCACGACACGCACGCCCACGCCGTGCCCCAGGGCGTGCTGGACCTGCTCGGCGAGCTGTGCGACCGGGCGACGCCGCCCGGCGTCCTGCTGGAGCGCGACGACCGCTACCCGGCAGACGCGGTCCTGGCCGACGAACTGGCGGCGATCCGCGCGGTGGTGTCCCGGTGA
- a CDS encoding VOC family protein gives MVTRTTPWPAGAPCWVDIGTDVDRATAFYSALFGWRVEKGAAEFGGYANCFVGEHPVAGLGPLQEGQVSAWVVYLSTEDANAAAAQVQAAGGQVVVPPMEIAEQGTMAAGIDPTGAFFGLWQSNAHTGTNLAGEPGSITWSDQLSADPDAAAAFYGAVAGHTHREVSAEPRYATVHLGEADEPVAGLGAAEPGTPAHWTVYFEVEDADAAAAKVIELGGAVQQEPTDTPYGRQAVVTDDQGARFVVITSPRS, from the coding sequence ATGGTCACCCGTACCACCCCTTGGCCGGCGGGCGCGCCCTGCTGGGTCGATATCGGCACCGACGTCGACCGCGCCACCGCCTTCTACTCCGCGCTGTTCGGCTGGCGGGTGGAGAAGGGCGCGGCCGAGTTCGGCGGCTACGCCAACTGCTTCGTCGGCGAGCACCCGGTCGCGGGCCTGGGCCCGCTGCAGGAGGGCCAGGTCAGCGCCTGGGTCGTCTACCTGTCCACTGAGGACGCCAACGCCGCTGCGGCCCAGGTCCAGGCCGCGGGCGGGCAGGTGGTCGTGCCGCCGATGGAGATTGCCGAGCAGGGCACCATGGCCGCGGGCATCGACCCGACCGGGGCTTTCTTCGGCCTGTGGCAGTCCAACGCGCACACCGGCACCAACCTGGCGGGCGAGCCGGGGTCGATCACCTGGAGCGACCAGCTCAGCGCCGACCCGGACGCGGCGGCCGCCTTCTACGGCGCGGTGGCGGGCCACACCCACCGCGAGGTCTCGGCCGAACCGCGCTACGCCACGGTGCACCTGGGCGAGGCCGACGAGCCGGTCGCGGGCCTCGGCGCCGCCGAGCCCGGAACCCCGGCGCACTGGACGGTGTACTTCGAGGTGGAGGACGCCGACGCGGCCGCGGCCAAGGTCATCGAGCTGGGCGGCGCGGTGCAGCAAGAGCCGACCGACACCCCATACGGCAGGCAGGCGGTGGTGACCGACGACCAGGGAGCGCGCTTCGTGGTGATCACCTCACCCCGGTCCTGA